The genomic segment GCAGCCGTCCCCAATAGTTCGTTTTAGTCAACCGCACACTCGGCATCAAATTATTGACTCTGCGATGTAGCCGCCGCGCGAATCAAGGGCATGGAACCTGGCATCACAGGCTGTTGAGAGAACTGCTGATGCGCTTCGAGATACTGGTCGAGACTGGCATCGCGGATGATGTTCGCTTCCACGATCGGCGTGCGCGTGGTCGCCGCCGGCACCGACGCGAGCGCCACGCGCTGCATCGAATCCGCCGGTGCGACGCTCGCCACTTGCGCGCCGGAGTGGCTGTCCACGCCTTGCAACTGCGGCACCACGATCCACGTCAGCGTGGCGGCGGCCGCGGCCACCGCGAAAGCCGGCATCACGCGACGGCGCAGCATGCCGCCACGCGCTTTCGCCGCTGTGGCCGGCAGCGCGGCTGGCGCCAGCACATGCGCTTCCGCCTCGAAACGTTCGGAGAATGCGGCCATGAACACGCTGCTGCGCGCCGGACTGACCGCGAGATCGTCGGAGCGCAGCGCGTCGCCGATCAGGTGATAGGCCGACCACGCCGCGCGATCGTCGTTTTTCAGTTCCGCGAGAAACTGGCTGACACTGCCGATTTCGTCGAGCGATTCACCGTCGACGAACGCCGACATGCGCTCGCCGCGCGGACCTGCCTGTGTTTGATTCTGCATCGAGACCGACCCCATGATGCTCCCCATCTTTGACCACACCCCGTTGTGACACCACCAACCCAGATATCGCGCCCCTGCCCCGAGGATTCGCGCCGCCTACCAGCGCTTGCCTTCAGGAGTGTCCAACAACGGACGCAATTTTGCCGCAATGGCTTCGCGAGCACGAAAAATTCTCGATCTGACGGTGCCGATCGGGCAATCCATCATTTCGGCGATTTCCTCGTAACTCAGTCCTTCAATCTCCCGGAGCGTGATGGCGGTGCGCAATTCCTCCGGCAGCAACGCCATCGCGGCGTTGACTGTCTGAGCGATCTGCTTGCTCATCAACATCGACTCGGGCGTGTTGATATCCCTTAGTTGGTCCGCGTCGGAGAAAGTTTCCGCTTCTTCAGCATCGGCTTCGGTAGATGTGGGAGCGCGGCGGCCCTGCGTCGCAAGATAGTTCTTTGCGGTGTTGACCGCAATCCGGTAGAGCCACGTATAAAAGGCCGATTCGCCCCGAAACTGCGGCAGCGCGCGGTAGGCCTTGATAAAGGCGTCCTGGGCGACGTCCTCGACCTCGGCGGGGTCGCGCACGAGGCGCGAGATCAGTCGAATGATCTTGCGGTGGTATTTGGCGACCAGCAGTTCGAACGCAGCCTTGTCGCCCTTCTGGACACGCTCGACCAGCAATTGGTCGATTTCTTTTTCGCTCACCTGGGAAATCCGTTTAACTTGGGGTGTTGCGCGGAGGGCTATTGTAGCGTTACCGCCTGTAAGGCAACCGGAACGCTCATGGGCCGTTACAGTCGTTACAGGTGAGACGCGGCGGCGCGGCGCGCCTGGACGGCAAGCTGGCGAAAGGTGTCGGCATCGACGGAATCAGCCGCGACGACGAGCGTTTCGCGCCGCCCGCGCGCATCGGCGAGTGTCAGCGCGAGGAGTCGGCCGCCCCATTGCGCGCATCTCGCGACGCGCGTGTGCCGCGTTTCGCCGGTTCGGCTCACGATTGTGAGACCGTCCGGGTGCAGGCTGAGCGCCCTTGGCTGAGCGCGCATCCATCGATATGACGCGAGTCCGAGCGCCGCCACGGTTGCCGCGCTTGCCACGGCAGCATGGCCGACCTGTTCCGCGTGCGCGAAAACACACTGGAAAACCGACGCGCCCGCGAGCCCGATGAATGCAAGCGACACGACCCGCAGAAAACGCGACGGCCGCATCGCGACGCCCGGCGTCGAGCCGGTGTCACGATGCGGCCGTTCCACGCACGCGCCCGTCATATGGATCCCCGTGATGACGAGCGCGCCGTGCTCAGTGGCGCTTGAAGACGAGCGAGCCGTTCGTTCCGCCGAAGCCGAACGAATTCTTCACCGCCACGTCGATCTTCATTTCCCGCGCGGTGTTCGCGCAGTAGTCCAGGTCGCACTTCGGATCCTGGTTGAAGATGTTGATGGTCGGCGGCGACACCTGATTGTGGATCGCCAGCACGGTGAACACCGACTCCAGGCCGCCCGCGCCGCCCAGCAGGTGGCCGGTCATCGACTTGGTGGAGTTCACCACGACCTTCTTCGCCTGATCGCCGAGCGCGCGCGTGATGCCGATGGTCTCGGCGATGTCGCCGAGCGGCGTCGACGTGCCGTGCGCGTTGACGTAGTTCACTTCATCGGCGTTGACGCGCGCGTTCTTCATCGCGTTGACCATCGCGCGGCGGCCGCCGTCGCCGTCTTCCGGCGGCGCGGTCATGTGATACGCGTCGCCGCTCATGCCGTAGCCGAGCACTTCGGCGTAGATCTTCGCGCCGCGCTTCTTCGCATGCTCGTACTCTTCGAGCACCATCACGCCCGCGCCTTCACCGAGCACGAAGCCGTCGCGGTCGGTGTCCCACGGACGGCTGGCCGTCGCGGGATCGTCGTTGCGCTGCGACAGCGCGCGCGCCGCCGCGAAGCCGCCGATGCCGAGCGGAGACACCGTGGCTTCCGCGCCGCCCGCGATCATGACGTCCGCGTCGCCGTATTCGATCAGGCGCGATGCCTCGCCGATGCAATGCAGGCCGGTGGTGCACGCCGTGACCATCGACAGGTTCGGGCCCTTGAAGCCGAAACGGATCGACAGATGGCCCGAGATCATGTTGATGATCGACGCCGGCACGAAGAACGGCGAAATGCGGCGCGGGCCGCGATTGAGCAGCTCGGTCTGCGTGACTTCGATCATCGGCAGACCGCCGATGCCCGAACCGACCACGACGCCCACGCGCTCGGCGTTTTCATCGGTGATCTCGAGGCCGCTGTCCTGCATGGCCTGAACGCCCGCGGCGAAGCCGTAATGGATGAAAGTATCCATATGGCGCGCCTCTTTGGCGGGCATGTAGTCTTCGATATTGAAGCCCTTCACCTCGCCCGCGAAACGCGTGGAGAAGTTCGTTGCGTCGAACTTCGTGATATTGGCGATGCCCGACTTGCCCGCGACCAGATTGGCCCAGCCGTCGGCAACAGTATTGCCGACAGGCGAAACGAGCCCCAGGCCTGTAACAACAACTCGACGACGGCTCACGGTAACCCCTTATCCATAGAATGACGAAAAACAAAAGCCACAGCGGCCACAGGAAACCGCCCTGTGTGCCCTGTGGCTGTCAAATCGGTTTGCAGCGACGATGCATCGGCTGATTGAGCGATGAGTCGCTGGCGCGTCCGGCCTCAGGCCTTGACGTTCGCGCGAGCGTAATCGATCGCCTGCTGAACCGTGGTGATCTTTTCGGCCTCTTCATCGGGAATTTCCATGCCGAATT from the Caballeronia sp. NK8 genome contains:
- a CDS encoding sigma-E factor negative regulatory protein, yielding MGSVSMQNQTQAGPRGERMSAFVDGESLDEIGSVSQFLAELKNDDRAAWSAYHLIGDALRSDDLAVSPARSSVFMAAFSERFEAEAHVLAPAALPATAAKARGGMLRRRVMPAFAVAAAAATLTWIVVPQLQGVDSHSGAQVASVAPADSMQRVALASVPAATTRTPIVEANIIRDASLDQYLEAHQQFSQQPVMPGSMPLIRAAATSQSQ
- the rpoE gene encoding RNA polymerase sigma factor RpoE is translated as MSEKEIDQLLVERVQKGDKAAFELLVAKYHRKIIRLISRLVRDPAEVEDVAQDAFIKAYRALPQFRGESAFYTWLYRIAVNTAKNYLATQGRRAPTSTEADAEEAETFSDADQLRDINTPESMLMSKQIAQTVNAAMALLPEELRTAITLREIEGLSYEEIAEMMDCPIGTVRSRIFRAREAIAAKLRPLLDTPEGKRW
- a CDS encoding protein YgfX, whose protein sequence is MTGACVERPHRDTGSTPGVAMRPSRFLRVVSLAFIGLAGASVFQCVFAHAEQVGHAAVASAATVAALGLASYRWMRAQPRALSLHPDGLTIVSRTGETRHTRVARCAQWGGRLLALTLADARGRRETLVVAADSVDADTFRQLAVQARRAAASHL
- the fabF gene encoding beta-ketoacyl-ACP synthase II, which produces MSRRRVVVTGLGLVSPVGNTVADGWANLVAGKSGIANITKFDATNFSTRFAGEVKGFNIEDYMPAKEARHMDTFIHYGFAAGVQAMQDSGLEITDENAERVGVVVGSGIGGLPMIEVTQTELLNRGPRRISPFFVPASIINMISGHLSIRFGFKGPNLSMVTACTTGLHCIGEASRLIEYGDADVMIAGGAEATVSPLGIGGFAAARALSQRNDDPATASRPWDTDRDGFVLGEGAGVMVLEEYEHAKKRGAKIYAEVLGYGMSGDAYHMTAPPEDGDGGRRAMVNAMKNARVNADEVNYVNAHGTSTPLGDIAETIGITRALGDQAKKVVVNSTKSMTGHLLGGAGGLESVFTVLAIHNQVSPPTINIFNQDPKCDLDYCANTAREMKIDVAVKNSFGFGGTNGSLVFKRH